From a single Natronorubrum tibetense GA33 genomic region:
- a CDS encoding FAD-binding protein, translated as MYEHDVIVVGAGGAGLRAAVAADEAGADVALVSKLHPVRSHTGAAEGGINAALREGDDWELHAYDTMKGSDYLADAPAVETLTQDSPEDTITLEHWGMPFSREEDGRVSQRPFGGLSFPRTTYAGAETGHHLLHVMYEQVVKRGIQVYDEWYVMDLATTDEDDPNERECHGVVAYDVQSGKVEGFKANDGVILATGGPGQAFDHTTNAVSCTGDGHAMAYRAGAPLEDMEFIQFHPTSLPSTGVLISEGVRGEGGILYNNDGERFMFEHGYANNDGELASRDVVARAELTEVQEGRGVNDEYVHLDMRHLGEERILDRLENILHLAEDFEGVDGLIEPMPVKPGQHYAMGGIEVDENGQTCINGLYAAGECACVSVHGGNRLGGNALPELIVFGKRAGRHAAGDDLGEPQIRTGYGDDVEDETETELPVQPGSAGLDSSGGVAADGGMTADAEGILERQVESAREHVDYLMEKDTGVQHAEIRQKLQNAMTDYVNVFRTEEGVKKALRLIRECREEYQDVYVDDPSRTFNTDLQQTIETRNLIDVAETIALGALVRNEFRGAHWRQENQIRDDENWLKHTLISWEEGEPKIFYRPVILEGEDKTYEPKDRSY; from the coding sequence ATGTACGAACACGACGTTATCGTGGTCGGCGCCGGCGGCGCCGGTCTCCGTGCTGCGGTCGCAGCGGACGAGGCGGGTGCGGACGTCGCACTCGTCTCGAAACTCCACCCGGTTCGCAGTCACACGGGTGCAGCGGAGGGTGGAATTAACGCCGCGCTCCGCGAGGGCGACGACTGGGAACTCCACGCCTACGACACGATGAAGGGGTCGGACTACCTGGCCGACGCGCCGGCAGTCGAGACCCTCACGCAGGACTCCCCCGAAGACACGATCACGCTCGAGCACTGGGGGATGCCGTTCTCCCGCGAGGAGGACGGCCGCGTCTCCCAGCGTCCCTTCGGCGGACTTTCGTTCCCGCGGACCACCTACGCGGGCGCGGAGACGGGTCACCACCTGCTGCACGTGATGTACGAGCAGGTCGTCAAACGCGGCATTCAGGTCTACGACGAGTGGTACGTCATGGATCTGGCGACGACCGACGAGGACGACCCCAACGAGCGCGAGTGTCACGGGGTCGTCGCCTACGACGTCCAGTCCGGGAAGGTTGAAGGGTTCAAGGCGAACGACGGCGTTATCCTCGCGACCGGCGGTCCCGGTCAGGCCTTCGATCACACCACGAACGCCGTCTCCTGTACCGGCGACGGCCACGCGATGGCCTATCGCGCGGGCGCGCCGCTCGAGGACATGGAGTTCATCCAGTTCCACCCGACCTCCCTCCCCTCGACGGGTGTCCTCATCAGTGAGGGTGTCCGCGGTGAAGGCGGGATCCTCTACAACAACGATGGCGAGCGGTTCATGTTCGAGCACGGCTACGCGAACAACGATGGCGAACTCGCCTCCCGCGACGTCGTCGCGCGAGCCGAACTGACCGAAGTCCAGGAGGGTCGCGGCGTCAACGACGAGTACGTCCACCTCGACATGCGCCACCTCGGCGAGGAGCGCATTCTGGACCGCCTCGAGAACATCCTCCACCTCGCGGAGGACTTCGAGGGCGTCGACGGCCTCATCGAACCGATGCCGGTCAAACCCGGCCAGCACTACGCGATGGGCGGCATCGAGGTCGACGAGAACGGACAGACCTGTATCAACGGTCTCTACGCGGCCGGCGAATGTGCCTGCGTCTCCGTCCACGGCGGCAACCGACTCGGCGGCAACGCCCTGCCGGAACTGATCGTCTTCGGCAAGCGCGCCGGACGCCACGCCGCTGGCGACGACCTCGGCGAGCCCCAGATCCGGACCGGCTACGGTGACGACGTCGAGGACGAAACCGAAACCGAACTGCCCGTCCAGCCCGGTAGCGCCGGTCTCGACAGCAGCGGCGGCGTCGCTGCGGACGGCGGAATGACGGCTGACGCCGAGGGCATCCTCGAGCGCCAGGTCGAAAGCGCCCGCGAGCACGTCGACTACCTGATGGAGAAGGATACCGGCGTCCAACACGCCGAGATCCGACAGAAGCTCCAGAACGCGATGACGGACTACGTGAACGTCTTCCGGACCGAGGAGGGCGTCAAGAAAGCCCTGCGACTCATTCGCGAGTGCCGCGAGGAGTATCAGGACGTCTACGTCGACGATCCCTCGCGAACGTTCAACACTGACCTCCAGCAGACCATCGAGACGCGCAACCTGATCGACGTCGCCGAGACCATCGCGCTCGGCGCGCTCGTGCGCAACGAGTTCCGCGGTGCCCACTGGCGCCAGGAGAACCAGATCCGCGACGACGAAAACTGGCTCAAGCACACGCTCATCTCCTGGGAAGAGGGCGAGCCGAAGATCTTTTACCGCCCGGTCATCCTCGAGGGCGAGGACAAGACCTACGAGCCGAAAGACCGCAGCTACTGA
- a CDS encoding succinate dehydrogenase/fumarate reductase iron-sulfur subunit — MSTQQQKPEQPESQEAPQDPEMKGAESPVDEKEKETGEIDQRTADDGELDGETVLIKVFRYDPEVADKQEPRFDEFHVPFEKGMTVLDAVMYARDHYDSSLTFRHSCRQAVCGSDAFFVNGKQRLGCKTQMADLEHPVRIEPLPHQEVVKDLVVDMDHFYDQMHTVEPYLQQDDLPTGDLEEQRQSRENREKIKMSTRCIWCGACMSSCNIAAGDNEYLGPAAINKAYRFAMDDREDEEVKEHRLRIIEQEHGVWRCQTQFSCTEVCPKDIPLTEHIQELKREAVKKNLKFW, encoded by the coding sequence ATGAGTACTCAACAGCAGAAACCCGAACAGCCGGAGAGTCAGGAGGCACCGCAAGACCCCGAAATGAAGGGGGCCGAGTCGCCGGTCGACGAGAAAGAGAAAGAAACCGGCGAGATCGATCAAAGGACGGCCGACGACGGCGAACTCGATGGGGAGACGGTCCTCATCAAGGTCTTCCGCTACGACCCCGAGGTCGCGGACAAACAGGAACCACGCTTCGACGAGTTCCACGTCCCCTTCGAGAAGGGGATGACGGTCCTCGACGCCGTGATGTACGCGCGGGACCACTACGACTCGTCGCTGACCTTCCGACACTCCTGTCGGCAGGCCGTCTGTGGATCGGACGCCTTCTTCGTCAACGGCAAGCAGCGACTGGGCTGTAAGACGCAGATGGCCGATCTCGAGCACCCGGTTCGGATCGAGCCGCTGCCCCACCAGGAGGTCGTCAAGGACCTGGTCGTCGATATGGACCACTTCTACGACCAGATGCACACCGTCGAGCCCTACCTCCAGCAGGACGACCTCCCGACGGGCGATCTGGAGGAACAGCGCCAATCCCGAGAGAACCGCGAGAAGATCAAGATGTCCACGCGCTGTATCTGGTGTGGCGCGTGTATGTCCTCGTGTAACATCGCCGCGGGCGACAACGAGTATCTCGGTCCGGCCGCGATCAACAAGGCCTACCGCTTCGCGATGGACGACCGCGAGGACGAGGAAGTCAAAGAGCACCGACTCCGCATCATCGAGCAGGAACACGGCGTCTGGCGCTGCCAGACCCAGTTCTCCTGTACCGAGGTGTGTCCGAAAGACATCCCGCTCACCGAGCACATTCAGGAGCTCAAGCGGGAAGCGGTCAAGAAAAACCTGAAGTTCTGGTAA
- a CDS encoding succinate dehydrogenase hydrophobic membrane anchor subunit, whose amino-acid sequence MAERYSSFTPGGTGWLLQRITAAFLVVVLAFHFFQLHFVNHAADVTFAGTQARMENVGYFLTMVLFLIAGTFHGVNGVYNALVNQGLKGTQKKVVLAVLVIASVALIVQGIIVAMAMAGVVII is encoded by the coding sequence ATGGCGGAACGATACTCCTCGTTCACGCCCGGCGGCACCGGATGGCTGCTCCAGCGGATCACGGCGGCGTTTCTGGTCGTCGTTCTCGCCTTCCACTTCTTCCAGCTACACTTCGTGAATCACGCGGCCGATGTCACGTTCGCGGGCACGCAGGCTCGCATGGAGAACGTCGGTTACTTCCTGACGATGGTGCTGTTCCTGATCGCCGGGACGTTCCACGGTGTCAACGGCGTCTACAACGCGCTGGTCAATCAGGGCCTGAAGGGAACGCAGAAGAAGGTCGTGCTCGCAGTGCTTGTCATCGCGAGCGTGGCACTCATCGTGCAGGGAATCATCGTTGCAATGGCTATGGCAGGGGTGGTGATCATATGA
- the sdhC gene encoding succinate dehydrogenase, cytochrome b556 subunit — protein sequence MSQSYNRGLIEDFGRWKEFSAGMWAWIFHKFTGWMLIGYLFTHIAVLSTAVGAASGDASLVASGDDIYTTTIQGLESLFIVRVLEVGLLAVAVFHILNGLRLLMVDLGVGLDAQDKSFYASLVLTAIITVASVPTFMDGVAL from the coding sequence ATGAGTCAGTCTTACAATCGCGGTCTCATCGAGGACTTCGGCCGATGGAAGGAGTTCTCGGCCGGCATGTGGGCGTGGATCTTCCACAAGTTCACCGGGTGGATGTTAATCGGCTATCTGTTCACCCACATCGCCGTGCTGAGTACAGCCGTCGGCGCAGCGAGCGGCGACGCCTCGCTGGTTGCATCGGGCGATGACATCTACACGACGACGATTCAGGGACTCGAGTCGCTGTTCATCGTCCGCGTGCTCGAGGTCGGTCTCCTCGCCGTAGCTGTGTTCCACATCCTGAACGGGCTTCGACTGCTGATGGTCGATCTCGGCGTCGGGCTGGACGCACAGGACAAGAGTTTCTACGCCTCGCTGGTGCTGACGGCAATCATCACCGTTGCGAGCGTCCCAACCTTCATGGACGGGGTGGCCCTCTAA
- a CDS encoding succinylglutamate desuccinylase/aspartoacylase family protein, translating into MNDENDEPPDDGSSDPAEAFTYNGGRVDPGESANIRYGISETYLGDPVRIPVTVINGKYPGPTVCLSAAAHGDELNGIEVVREVAHDWDHSMLHGTLVCLPVMNVPGFLAQERYLPIYDRDLNRSFPGREGSTSARRMAHRIFTNFIEPCDLGIDFHTSTRGRTNMLHVRANMDKPIVERLAKSFSSNVIIAGEGPSGTLRREATQEDVPTITVEMGEAHRFQRRLIDRALTGVASVLAEFGLHRESSVHWPGWRTVIDDDNEKTWIRADAGGIVDMKRGRGEFVREGEVICAITNPFKEEDDIVTVEAPFTGLIVGVLENPVVYPGNPLCHLVGLSPDTRTALERERTKASSRSELRPTGDEETENG; encoded by the coding sequence ATGAACGACGAGAACGACGAACCGCCCGACGACGGTTCGTCCGACCCGGCCGAGGCGTTTACGTATAACGGCGGACGGGTCGATCCCGGCGAGTCGGCCAACATCCGGTACGGCATCAGCGAGACGTACCTCGGAGACCCGGTACGAATCCCCGTAACGGTGATCAACGGCAAATATCCCGGCCCGACGGTCTGTCTCTCGGCGGCGGCCCACGGGGACGAACTCAACGGTATCGAGGTCGTCCGCGAGGTCGCCCACGACTGGGACCACTCGATGCTCCACGGTACGCTGGTCTGTCTCCCGGTGATGAACGTGCCGGGCTTTCTCGCCCAGGAACGCTACCTGCCGATCTACGACCGGGACCTGAACCGGTCGTTTCCCGGCCGCGAGGGGTCGACCAGCGCCCGGCGGATGGCCCACCGAATTTTCACGAACTTCATCGAGCCCTGCGACCTCGGAATCGACTTTCATACCTCCACGCGCGGGCGGACCAACATGCTGCACGTGCGGGCTAATATGGACAAGCCCATCGTCGAGCGTCTCGCGAAGTCGTTCAGTTCGAACGTCATCATCGCCGGCGAGGGGCCCTCCGGAACGCTCCGACGGGAGGCCACGCAAGAGGACGTTCCGACGATCACCGTGGAGATGGGCGAAGCCCACCGATTCCAACGCCGCCTGATCGATCGCGCGCTAACCGGCGTCGCGAGCGTCCTCGCCGAGTTCGGGCTCCACCGGGAGTCTTCGGTCCACTGGCCGGGGTGGCGGACCGTCATCGACGACGACAACGAGAAGACCTGGATCCGCGCGGACGCCGGCGGAATCGTCGACATGAAACGCGGTCGCGGGGAGTTCGTCCGCGAGGGCGAGGTGATCTGTGCGATCACGAACCCGTTCAAGGAGGAAGACGACATCGTCACCGTCGAGGCTCCCTTTACCGGGCTCATCGTCGGCGTCCTCGAGAACCCGGTGGTCTACCCGGGGAACCCGCTGTGCCATCTCGTCGGGCTTTCGCCGGATACTCGAACGGCACTCGAGCGCGAACGAACCAAAGCGAGTTCGCGTTCCGAACTCCGGCCGACCGGCGACGAGGAGACCGAAAACGGATAG
- a CDS encoding GNAT family N-acetyltransferase, producing MEIREATDDDIDTIRSIAHRSLESTYTDFLDEETVDDAIHQWYGESFAEELADDHSLVLVIERDDEVVGFSQNDLIGQRYDTGRILWLHIDPDARGGGTGVRLLVRTREKLLENGADHVQALVLEDNEGGNEFYQDHGFERAGQRDVEIGDETFTENVYAEGKIGDEGWGAVDELEIDGETVYVSYGEAARGEKSPFYGAYKTEDQEELYAWFCGNCDSLDNTMDTMGRIECNVCGNRRKATRWDASYL from the coding sequence ATGGAGATTCGTGAAGCGACCGACGACGACATCGACACCATTCGATCGATCGCCCACCGCTCGCTCGAGTCGACCTACACCGATTTCCTCGACGAGGAAACTGTCGACGACGCTATCCACCAGTGGTACGGCGAGTCGTTCGCCGAAGAACTCGCGGACGACCACTCGCTCGTCCTCGTGATCGAACGCGACGACGAGGTTGTCGGCTTCTCTCAGAACGACCTGATCGGCCAGCGCTACGACACCGGGCGGATCCTGTGGCTCCACATCGACCCCGACGCCCGCGGCGGCGGGACGGGCGTCCGCCTGCTCGTTCGGACCCGCGAGAAACTGCTGGAGAACGGTGCCGACCACGTTCAGGCGCTCGTCCTCGAGGACAACGAGGGGGGCAACGAGTTCTACCAGGACCACGGCTTCGAACGGGCCGGCCAACGCGATGTCGAGATCGGCGACGAGACCTTCACGGAGAACGTCTACGCCGAAGGCAAGATCGGCGACGAGGGCTGGGGGGCCGTCGACGAACTCGAGATCGACGGCGAGACCGTCTACGTGAGCTACGGCGAGGCTGCCCGCGGCGAGAAGTCGCCGTTCTACGGCGCCTACAAGACCGAAGATCAGGAGGAGCTCTACGCCTGGTTCTGCGGCAACTGCGACTCGCTGGACAACACGATGGACACGATGGGGCGAATCGAGTGTAACGTCTGTGGCAACCGACGGAAAGCGACGCGCTGGGACGCGTCCTACCTCTAA
- a CDS encoding flippase, translated as MSRQEHIVHGFKATLVARAVYMLSSALLMFVLARYLLDTDGYGTLYWVIGILAMVQLIADLGIGKSAARYISEYSEKDPGQIPYLIRSTITIKLIAITFVVYLLLLFHEQIATALGNPEAAPFLAAGVIYIAVFSFSGFTQIAFQGFNNLTYSAGVQALSGFARLIFAVGFTLMGLGALGAFFGYIVGYAISAAVGLALLYYTYYAPYDSAESYEDGLSRRLLEYSVPLTATRSANVVDKQIDTVLVGVFLTPTAVAFYTIAKQITDFVLSPAEALGFTISPNFGEQKASGQLAEARQIYETALTNTMLLYIPAAAGLAIVAGPFITMIIGENYAGAVPVLQILAGFVVLQAITNLTSDSLDYLGRARHRAIAKGGTAAANFGLNIVLIPTMGVVGAAAATVATHTVYVAVNLYIVHLELDLNLLRLGRSIGLICAITGVMAVAVLVVMPMVSSVAVLFGAIALGAATWAVLAVASGLVDPGEVRAAIT; from the coding sequence ATGAGTAGACAGGAGCACATCGTCCACGGGTTCAAAGCAACGTTAGTCGCTCGAGCAGTCTACATGCTCTCGAGCGCGCTGTTGATGTTCGTTCTGGCGCGGTATCTCCTCGATACCGACGGATACGGAACGCTGTACTGGGTGATCGGCATTCTGGCGATGGTGCAGTTGATCGCCGACCTCGGGATCGGAAAATCCGCCGCCCGGTACATCTCGGAGTACAGCGAGAAGGATCCGGGACAGATCCCCTACTTGATCAGGTCGACGATCACGATCAAGCTCATCGCGATCACGTTCGTCGTCTACCTCCTCTTGCTGTTTCACGAGCAGATCGCCACCGCGCTGGGCAACCCCGAAGCCGCGCCGTTTCTCGCGGCCGGCGTGATCTACATCGCCGTCTTCTCCTTTAGCGGCTTCACACAGATCGCCTTCCAGGGGTTCAACAATCTCACCTACAGTGCCGGCGTACAGGCTCTCAGTGGGTTCGCACGGCTGATCTTCGCCGTCGGATTCACTCTGATGGGACTGGGTGCGCTCGGCGCGTTCTTCGGCTACATCGTCGGCTACGCGATTTCGGCCGCCGTCGGGTTAGCACTGCTTTACTACACGTACTACGCGCCGTACGACTCCGCGGAGTCGTACGAGGACGGCCTGTCGCGACGGCTCCTCGAGTACAGCGTGCCGCTGACGGCGACGCGCAGCGCGAACGTCGTCGACAAACAGATCGACACCGTCCTCGTCGGCGTCTTCCTGACGCCCACCGCGGTTGCGTTCTACACGATCGCAAAGCAGATCACCGACTTCGTGCTCTCGCCCGCGGAGGCGCTCGGCTTCACCATCTCGCCGAACTTCGGCGAGCAGAAGGCTTCGGGACAGCTCGCGGAGGCCCGACAGATCTACGAGACGGCGCTGACGAATACGATGTTGCTCTACATCCCCGCGGCCGCCGGACTGGCGATCGTCGCGGGTCCGTTCATCACGATGATCATCGGCGAGAACTACGCGGGTGCGGTGCCCGTCCTCCAGATCCTCGCCGGCTTCGTCGTGTTGCAGGCGATTACGAACCTGACCAGCGACAGTCTGGACTACCTCGGTCGTGCTCGCCATCGGGCGATCGCGAAGGGCGGAACGGCCGCGGCCAACTTCGGGCTGAACATCGTCCTCATTCCGACGATGGGCGTCGTCGGCGCTGCGGCGGCGACGGTCGCCACACACACGGTCTACGTCGCGGTGAACCTCTACATCGTCCACCTGGAACTCGATCTCAATCTGTTGCGCCTCGGTCGATCGATCGGGTTGATCTGTGCCATCACGGGCGTGATGGCCGTCGCCGTGTTGGTCGTGATGCCGATGGTCTCGAGCGTTGCGGTACTGTTCGGCGCGATCGCACTCGGCGCGGCCACGTGGGCCGTCCTCGCCGTCGCGAGCGGACTGGTGGATCCGGGGGAAGTTCGCGCAGCGATCACGTGA
- a CDS encoding RimK family alpha-L-glutamate ligase, protein MAVDDPVTVGVLSLHTSKETKAILNAVEGLGHETEWLRSENTSISVSDGSVVLEPDVDVIANRMLLSNTEQPAEELGLANTFAQLVPTLNEPSTVLTAIHKLATATTLAANDVRTPDVTLALSSEKLNAAREQYGEEAVYKTAIGTHGGGTWKVSGDDPVNAKVGNRYAFLQELIDRDDDRHFDARVYVVDGEIISAMYRYAPDNDWRTNVALGGDVEDATDDLPEEARDMARRASTAIGLDYAGVDLVEGDEGWFVLEVNPTAGFKGLYEATHVSPAPYIAKLAIEEAGGEVDDDRVSDLANVLDDSRPTAQPVETTSMETESAIIGYTEEIVLSGTSGSKSVLAKSDTGATRTSIDTSLAADIGAGPIKSITRIRSGSSKTAKSRPVVDVVVGVGGNQHTVTASVEDRSHMDYPVILGRDILGNYQVDVGRRADKDVPDTPEEEE, encoded by the coding sequence ATGGCCGTCGACGATCCTGTCACAGTTGGAGTATTAAGTCTACACACGAGCAAGGAGACGAAGGCGATTTTGAACGCCGTCGAAGGACTCGGTCACGAGACCGAGTGGCTCCGTTCCGAGAATACGTCGATCAGCGTCAGCGACGGTAGCGTCGTCTTAGAACCCGACGTCGACGTCATCGCGAACCGAATGCTGCTCTCGAACACCGAACAGCCCGCCGAGGAACTCGGGCTGGCAAACACCTTCGCACAGCTGGTTCCGACGCTCAACGAGCCGTCGACGGTGCTGACGGCGATCCACAAGCTCGCGACGGCGACGACACTCGCAGCCAACGACGTCAGAACGCCCGACGTCACTCTCGCGCTGAGCAGCGAGAAGTTGAACGCCGCTCGCGAACAGTACGGCGAGGAGGCCGTCTACAAGACGGCGATCGGGACCCATGGCGGCGGGACGTGGAAAGTCAGCGGTGACGATCCGGTCAACGCCAAAGTCGGCAACCGATACGCCTTCCTGCAGGAACTCATCGACCGCGACGACGACCGCCACTTCGACGCTCGCGTCTACGTCGTCGACGGAGAGATCATCAGCGCGATGTACCGCTACGCGCCGGACAACGACTGGCGAACGAACGTCGCCCTCGGCGGCGACGTCGAGGACGCGACCGACGACCTCCCCGAGGAGGCGCGGGATATGGCCCGCCGAGCGTCGACCGCGATCGGCCTCGACTACGCCGGCGTCGACCTCGTCGAAGGCGACGAGGGCTGGTTCGTCCTCGAGGTCAACCCGACCGCCGGATTCAAGGGACTCTACGAGGCCACGCACGTGAGTCCGGCGCCATACATCGCCAAACTCGCGATCGAAGAGGCCGGCGGCGAGGTCGACGACGACCGCGTCAGCGACCTCGCGAACGTCCTCGACGACTCCCGACCGACGGCCCAGCCCGTCGAGACGACGTCGATGGAGACGGAATCCGCAATCATCGGCTACACCGAAGAGATCGTCCTGTCGGGAACCAGCGGCTCGAAATCCGTCCTCGCGAAGTCCGACACCGGTGCGACGCGGACGAGTATCGACACCAGTCTCGCGGCCGACATCGGAGCCGGCCCGATCAAATCCATCACGCGCATCCGCTCGGGCAGCAGCAAAACGGCCAAGAGCCGGCCCGTCGTCGACGTCGTCGTCGGCGTCGGCGGCAACCAGCACACCGTCACCGCGAGCGTCGAAGACCGCAGTCACATGGACTACCCGGTCATCCTCGGCCGGGATATCCTCGGTAACTACCAGGTCGACGTGGGTCGGCGAGCCGACAAGGACGTTCCCGACACCCCCGAAGAAGAGGAGTAA
- the katG gene encoding catalase/peroxidase HPI, translating into MNKSTRDWWPNQLNVDILDQNVPTSNPMDEDFDYAEEFQKLDLDEVKADIADVMTTSQDWWPADYGNYGPLFIRMAWHSAGTYRTSDGRGGAAGGRQRFAPLNSWPDNANLDKARRVLAPVKQKHGRKLSWADLIVLAGNVALEEMGFETFGFAGGREDEYKPDDAVDWGPENEMETSDRFDEKDTLEGGLAATVMGLIYVNPEGPDGEPDPEWSAERIRHSFGQMAMNDKETAALIAGGHTFGKVHGADDPDEHVGPEPEAAPIDQQGLGWESSHGSGKGADTITSGIEGPWNTTPTQWDTSYLDNLLEHEWEPQKGPGGAWQWTTKSGELDEAAPGAEEPSEKEDVMMLTTDVALKRDPEYREIIERFQENPMEFGMAFAKAWYKLIHRDMGPKKRFLGPEVPEEEMLWQDPIPDADYDLIGDEEVDELKTALLDSELSRSQLVKTAWAAASTYRDSDKRGGANGARIRLEPQRSWEVNEPETLDTVLSTYETIQEEFNGSRSDDVRVSLADLIVLGGNAAVEQAASDAGYDVEVPFEPGRTDASQEQTDVDSFGALKPDADGFRNYLSDEADRSQEELLVDKADLLDLTAPEMTVLVGGMRALDATYQDSGLGVLTDRPGTLTNDFFVNLLDMDYEWETSDDSHDVLGWEAASDTEEDQGQVFDIRDRETGEVEWTATRADLIFGSNSRLRAIADVYAADDAEEKFVHDFVDAWSKVMKHDRFDLE; encoded by the coding sequence ATGAATAAGTCAACCCGAGACTGGTGGCCGAACCAGTTGAACGTGGACATCCTCGATCAGAACGTCCCAACGTCCAATCCGATGGACGAGGACTTCGACTACGCCGAGGAGTTCCAGAAGCTTGACCTCGACGAAGTGAAAGCGGACATCGCGGACGTCATGACGACGTCCCAGGACTGGTGGCCGGCCGACTACGGCAACTACGGACCGCTGTTCATTCGAATGGCGTGGCATAGCGCCGGGACGTACCGGACCAGCGACGGTCGCGGTGGCGCGGCCGGCGGTCGACAGCGTTTCGCGCCACTCAATAGCTGGCCCGACAACGCGAACCTCGACAAGGCGCGTCGAGTGCTCGCGCCGGTCAAACAAAAGCACGGCCGCAAGCTCTCGTGGGCCGACCTGATCGTGCTGGCCGGAAACGTCGCCCTCGAGGAGATGGGATTCGAGACGTTCGGCTTCGCCGGCGGACGCGAAGACGAGTACAAGCCGGATGATGCCGTCGACTGGGGGCCAGAAAATGAAATGGAAACCTCCGATCGGTTCGACGAGAAAGATACCCTCGAGGGAGGGCTCGCCGCCACCGTGATGGGCCTCATTTACGTGAATCCAGAGGGTCCGGACGGTGAGCCGGATCCGGAGTGGTCGGCGGAACGGATTCGACACTCGTTCGGTCAGATGGCGATGAACGACAAAGAGACGGCCGCGCTCATCGCGGGCGGACACACCTTCGGAAAGGTCCACGGCGCTGACGACCCCGACGAACACGTCGGACCGGAACCCGAAGCGGCCCCGATTGATCAGCAGGGGCTCGGCTGGGAGAGCAGTCACGGCTCCGGAAAGGGAGCCGACACGATCACCAGCGGAATCGAAGGACCGTGGAACACCACACCGACCCAGTGGGACACCAGCTACCTCGACAACCTGCTCGAACACGAGTGGGAGCCCCAAAAGGGGCCCGGCGGTGCCTGGCAGTGGACCACGAAGAGCGGCGAACTCGACGAGGCCGCACCGGGTGCCGAAGAGCCGTCGGAAAAAGAGGACGTGATGATGCTGACGACGGACGTCGCGCTCAAGCGCGATCCCGAGTACCGGGAAATCATCGAGCGCTTCCAGGAGAACCCGATGGAGTTCGGGATGGCGTTCGCGAAAGCGTGGTACAAGCTGATCCACCGCGACATGGGCCCGAAAAAGCGGTTCCTCGGCCCGGAGGTTCCCGAGGAGGAGATGCTGTGGCAGGATCCCATCCCCGACGCCGACTACGACCTGATCGGCGACGAGGAGGTCGACGAACTCAAAACGGCGCTCCTCGACTCGGAGCTCTCGCGCTCCCAGCTCGTCAAGACGGCCTGGGCGGCGGCGTCGACCTACCGCGACAGCGACAAACGCGGCGGTGCCAACGGCGCTCGTATCCGTCTCGAGCCCCAGCGGAGCTGGGAAGTCAACGAGCCCGAGACGCTGGACACGGTGCTGTCGACTTACGAAACAATCCAGGAAGAGTTCAACGGCTCGCGGTCCGACGACGTGCGAGTCTCGCTGGCTGATCTGATCGTGCTGGGCGGCAACGCGGCTGTCGAACAGGCGGCGTCCGATGCCGGCTACGACGTGGAGGTTCCGTTCGAACCGGGCCGCACCGACGCATCCCAGGAACAGACCGACGTCGATTCCTTCGGGGCGCTCAAACCCGACGCTGACGGGTTCCGCAACTACCTCTCGGACGAGGCCGACCGATCCCAAGAGGAGCTGCTGGTCGACAAGGCCGACCTTCTCGATCTGACGGCACCCGAGATGACGGTGCTGGTCGGCGGCATGCGCGCGCTCGACGCGACCTACCAGGATTCCGGCCTCGGCGTCCTCACCGACCGGCCGGGGACGTTAACCAACGACTTCTTCGTGAACCTGCTCGACATGGACTACGAGTGGGAGACGTCCGACGACTCCCACGACGTCCTCGGTTGGGAGGCCGCCTCGGACACCGAAGAAGACCAGGGCCAGGTCTTCGATATTCGCGACCGCGAGACGGGAGAGGTCGAGTGGACGGCGACCCGTGCGGACCTCATCTTCGGGTCGAACTCCCGACTTCGAGCCATCGCGGACGTCTACGCGGCCGACGATGCCGAGGAGAAATTCGTACATGACTTCGTCGACGCGTGGAGCAAGGTCATGAAACACGATCGCTTCGACCTCGAGTAA